A window of Gammaproteobacteria bacterium contains these coding sequences:
- a CDS encoding acetyl-CoA C-acyltransferase, whose product MNKQTQDAYIVSALRTPVGKAPRGMFATTRPDDLLAHVIRGLLARYPQMDKRLIGDVIVGCAMPEAEQGMNVARIALLLAGLPDSVPGVTVNRFCASGLQAVAMAADRIRLGEGDIMLAAGTESMSLIPMMGNKVAFNPRLFAGNSDVGIAYGMGITAEKVAARWKVGREAQDQFALESHQRALAATAKGEFADEILPCEITRAQPDAAQGVVRIQRRQVDIDEGPRADSTLEGLAALRPVFAARGSVTAGNSSQMSDGAAAVLLASERGLKMLETSPAARFLGYAVAGVAPEVMGVGPIEAIPKALKVTGIKQHALDWIELNEAFAAQSLAVIGALDLDRAKVNPLGGAIALGHPLGATGAIRTATLIHGLKRRRQKYGMVTMCVGTGMGAASVFEAIM is encoded by the coding sequence ATGAATAAACAAACTCAAGACGCCTACATCGTCTCCGCCCTGCGCACGCCCGTTGGCAAGGCGCCGCGCGGGATGTTCGCGACGACGCGGCCGGATGATCTGCTCGCGCACGTGATTCGCGGGCTGTTGGCGCGATATCCGCAGATGGACAAGCGACTGATCGGCGACGTCATCGTCGGTTGCGCGATGCCGGAAGCCGAACAGGGGATGAACGTCGCGCGCATCGCGTTGTTGCTGGCGGGGCTGCCGGATTCGGTGCCGGGGGTTACGGTCAACCGGTTCTGCGCATCCGGCCTGCAGGCAGTCGCGATGGCGGCGGATCGCATCCGGCTGGGTGAGGGGGACATCATGCTGGCGGCGGGTACCGAGAGCATGAGCCTGATTCCAATGATGGGCAACAAGGTTGCCTTCAATCCGCGCCTGTTCGCGGGCAACAGCGACGTCGGCATTGCCTACGGCATGGGCATTACGGCCGAGAAGGTCGCCGCGCGCTGGAAGGTCGGCCGCGAGGCACAGGATCAATTTGCGCTGGAGAGTCACCAGCGGGCGCTGGCGGCGACCGCGAAGGGCGAATTCGCCGACGAGATTCTTCCATGCGAGATCACACGCGCGCAGCCTGATGCGGCGCAAGGTGTGGTTAGAATCCAGAGGCGTCAGGTGGACATCGACGAGGGTCCGCGCGCGGATTCCACGCTCGAAGGTCTGGCTGCATTACGGCCGGTGTTCGCGGCGCGCGGCAGCGTGACCGCCGGCAACAGCTCGCAGATGAGCGACGGCGCGGCGGCGGTGCTGCTGGCGAGCGAACGCGGCCTGAAGATGCTAGAAACCTCGCCTGCTGCCCGATTCTTAGGTTACGCGGTTGCCGGCGTCGCGCCGGAGGTGATGGGCGTCGGCCCGATCGAGGCGATCCCGAAGGCGCTTAAAGTGACTGGCATCAAACAGCACGCGCTCGACTGGATAGAACTCAACGAAGCGTTCGCGGCGCAGAGCCTGGCCGTCATCGGCGCGCTCGATCTGGATCGTGCAAAGGTCAATCCGCTGGGCGGTGCGATAGCTTTGGGTCATCCGCTGGGCGCGACGGGCGCGATCCGCACCGCGACCCTGATCCACGGACTTAAGCGCCGTAGACAAAAATATGGGATGGTGACGATGTGTGTCGGTACTGGCATGGGCGCGGCCAGCGTGTTCGAGGCGATCATGTAA
- a CDS encoding 3-hydroxyacyl-CoA dehydrogenase/enoyl-CoA hydratase family protein — protein MKDYTRKIRRAAVLGAGVMGAQIAAHLANAGVPVYLFDLPADGDDKNAIAKKGMAALLKLKPAPLANIAAAAAIEPANYEHHLARLADCDLVIEAIAEKLDWKHDLYRKIAPCVNENALLATNTSGIAIAMLAEGLPETSRARFCGVHFFNPPRYMPLVELIAHKGTDDAMLDVLEGFLTTTLGKGVVRANDTPGFIANRVGVFAMLAVIHHAERLSLPFDLVDKLTGAGIGRPKSATFRTADVVGLDTFAHVVRGLASVLPDDPWAACYRVPAWVDKLIEKGALGQKAGAGVYTRAGRDIQVLDLENKTYRRVRSALDDRVRKILAERDPARKFQALLALDHPQAEFLLAIHRDLFHFCAVHVAEIAPTARDVDVAMRWGYGWQFGPFEMWQAAGWREVTRFIQDGIEAGNTLSAAPLPDWVTDPKRAAVHDAHGSWSASEGDATPPVSHPVYRRQIFRQRVLGEPEPRWETAYETDAVRLWHTGDDVAVLSFKTRLHVIGATVLEGVQASLDIAEHDFKALVLWHAEPPFCAGANLRELGEAALAGRFDDIKALVEKYQQTSMALRHSMVPTVAACQGLVLGGGCEFLLHCDRTVAELESYIGLVEVGVGLIPGGGGCKEMATRAADAAQGGDLLPFVARYFERAAKAMVAASAAEARDWNYLRAGDRVILNPYELLHVAKSEALALYESAYRPLLPRTDIAVAGAPGIATLQAQLVNMLEGGFISPHDYEIVRRLAYVMCGGEVTAGTKVSEQWLLKLERTAFMELLRMEKTQQRIRHTLETGKPLRN, from the coding sequence ATGAAAGATTACACACGCAAAATCCGTCGCGCGGCGGTGCTGGGCGCCGGCGTCATGGGCGCGCAGATCGCCGCGCATCTGGCCAACGCCGGCGTGCCAGTGTATTTGTTCGACCTGCCGGCGGATGGCGACGACAAGAACGCCATCGCCAAAAAAGGCATGGCGGCGCTGCTCAAGCTCAAGCCCGCGCCGCTAGCCAACATCGCCGCGGCTGCCGCCATCGAGCCCGCCAATTACGAGCACCATCTCGCTCGGCTTGCGGACTGCGATCTCGTAATCGAGGCTATCGCGGAAAAGCTGGACTGGAAGCACGATCTGTATCGAAAGATCGCGCCTTGCGTAAACGAAAACGCCTTACTCGCTACTAACACCTCGGGCATCGCCATAGCAATGCTCGCGGAAGGGTTGCCGGAAACCTCGCGCGCCCGGTTTTGCGGCGTGCACTTTTTCAATCCGCCGCGCTATATGCCTCTGGTGGAATTGATCGCGCACAAGGGCACGGACGACGCAATGCTCGACGTGCTCGAAGGCTTTCTCACGACGACACTGGGCAAGGGCGTGGTGCGCGCCAACGACACCCCCGGCTTCATCGCCAACCGGGTAGGCGTATTCGCAATGTTGGCGGTGATTCATCACGCCGAACGGTTAAGTCTGCCGTTCGATTTGGTCGATAAATTAACCGGCGCGGGTATCGGGCGTCCCAAGAGCGCGACGTTTCGCACCGCGGATGTGGTCGGACTGGACACCTTCGCGCACGTAGTTCGCGGCCTGGCGTCCGTATTGCCAGACGATCCGTGGGCGGCATGTTATCGCGTACCGGCGTGGGTGGATAAACTGATCGAGAAAGGCGCGCTGGGACAGAAGGCCGGCGCCGGTGTTTACACCCGGGCTGGCCGCGATATCCAGGTGCTCGATCTTGAAAATAAGACGTATCGCAGAGTGCGGTCGGCGCTGGACGATCGTGTACGCAAGATACTCGCGGAGCGAGACCCCGCGCGGAAATTTCAGGCGTTACTCGCACTCGATCACCCCCAGGCGGAATTTCTACTCGCCATCCATCGGGATCTGTTCCACTTCTGCGCCGTGCACGTGGCGGAGATCGCGCCTACCGCGCGGGATGTCGATGTCGCCATGCGCTGGGGTTATGGCTGGCAGTTCGGGCCGTTCGAGATGTGGCAGGCGGCCGGCTGGCGAGAGGTGACGCGGTTCATTCAGGACGGTATCGAAGCGGGCAATACCCTGAGTGCAGCGCCGCTGCCGGACTGGGTTACTGACCCGAAGCGGGCAGCGGTCCACGACGCGCACGGCTCATGGTCCGCGTCCGAAGGCGACGCGACGCCGCCGGTAAGTCACCCGGTTTATCGCCGCCAGATATTCCGTCAGCGCGTCTTGGGGGAACCGGAACCGCGCTGGGAGACGGCGTACGAGACCGACGCGGTGCGCCTGTGGCACACGGGCGACGACGTGGCCGTGCTGAGCTTCAAAACCCGGCTGCATGTCATCGGCGCGACGGTGCTGGAGGGCGTACAGGCGTCGCTAGACATTGCCGAGCACGATTTCAAGGCGCTGGTGCTGTGGCACGCGGAGCCGCCGTTCTGCGCCGGCGCCAACCTGCGTGAACTAGGCGAAGCAGCCCTCGCGGGTCGTTTCGATGACATTAAGGCGCTGGTGGAGAAATATCAGCAGACCAGTATGGCGTTGCGACACTCGATGGTGCCGACCGTGGCGGCTTGCCAGGGCCTGGTATTGGGCGGAGGCTGCGAATTTCTGCTGCACTGCGACCGCACGGTCGCGGAGCTGGAAAGCTACATCGGGCTGGTCGAGGTCGGCGTGGGCCTGATCCCAGGCGGCGGTGGCTGCAAGGAAATGGCGACGCGCGCGGCGGATGCGGCGCAGGGCGGCGATCTGTTGCCCTTCGTGGCCCGTTATTTCGAACGCGCGGCAAAGGCTATGGTCGCCGCCAGCGCCGCGGAGGCGCGCGATTGGAATTACCTGCGCGCGGGTGACAGAGTGATATTGAATCCGTACGAATTGCTGCACGTCGCGAAGTCCGAAGCGCTGGCGCTTTATGAGTCTGCCTACCGGCCGCTGCTGCCACGCACCGATATCGCGGTCGCCGGCGCACCCGGCATCGCCACCTTGCAGGCGCAACTGGTGAACATGCTGGAAGGCGGTTTCATCTCGCCGCACGACTACGAGATCGTGCGGCGGCTGGCGTACGTGATGTGCGGCGGTGAAGTGACCGCGGGCACCAAGGTCAGCGAGCAATGGCTGCTCAAGCTCGAACGCACGGCGTTCATGGAACTGCTGCGGATGGAAAAGACGCAGCAGCGGATTCGTCATACGCTGGAAACCGGTAAGCCACTGCGCAATTAG
- a CDS encoding AMP-binding protein, with protein sequence MEKVWLKSYPAGVAAEVDVGEFGSLAELIDRSCQRYGKRPAFSNMGASLTYADMDRLSSRFAAYLQQDLKLAKGARVAVMLPNLLQHPVATFGILRAGLVVVNVNPLCTARELQYMLGDSGAAAIVILENFAHVLAKVLSGTAIKHVIITGMGDLLLLPKSVLINFAVRRIKRLVPPYQLAGAVNFARALKAGRRLSLNKPSLQPQDTAFLQYTGGTTGLCKGAVLSHGNMIANTQQAAMWFGTVLEEGGESVVTALPLYHIFALTANCLLFMKIGGHNHLVTNPRDMPGFVKLLRGLKFTFITGVNTLYNGLLNTPGFERIDFSHLKLAIGGGMAVQAAVAERWQKATGVVLLEGYGLTETAPVVCINPVDLKEFSGFIGLPVPSTEVSVCDEAGIELASGEVGELCVRGPQVMQCYWNRPEETANAISADGWFRTGDIATIDARGFVRIVDRKKDMILVSGFNVYPNEVEAVVAAHPGVLEVGVIGVADDAYGEAVKAVVVRKDQGLTAEALRIYCKEQLSAYKVPKFIEFRAELPKTTVGKILRRSLRDEPADTQSQGAEHA encoded by the coding sequence ATGGAAAAGGTATGGCTCAAGTCGTATCCTGCAGGCGTGGCCGCCGAGGTCGACGTCGGTGAATTTGGATCGCTCGCCGAGCTGATCGACAGGAGTTGCCAGCGGTACGGGAAGCGCCCCGCCTTCAGCAATATGGGCGCTAGCTTGACTTACGCCGATATGGATCGGCTATCGTCGCGCTTCGCTGCATATCTCCAGCAGGATTTGAAGCTGGCAAAAGGCGCGCGCGTAGCGGTGATGCTGCCGAATCTGTTGCAGCATCCGGTGGCGACGTTCGGCATTCTGCGTGCCGGGCTGGTGGTAGTGAACGTCAATCCGCTGTGCACCGCGCGAGAGCTACAGTACATGCTCGGGGACTCCGGCGCGGCGGCCATTGTTATACTCGAAAACTTCGCGCATGTGCTGGCGAAGGTCTTGTCCGGCACCGCGATCAAGCACGTGATTATCACAGGTATGGGCGATCTTCTGCTCTTGCCAAAATCGGTTCTGATCAATTTCGCGGTCAGGAGGATCAAGCGGCTGGTGCCGCCGTACCAGCTTGCCGGCGCGGTCAATTTTGCACGCGCACTTAAAGCGGGCAGGCGGTTGTCGCTTAACAAACCGTCGCTGCAACCTCAGGACACCGCTTTTCTGCAATACACCGGCGGCACCACCGGTCTGTGTAAGGGCGCGGTGCTGAGTCACGGCAACATGATCGCCAACACGCAGCAGGCGGCGATGTGGTTCGGAACGGTGCTGGAAGAGGGCGGCGAATCCGTGGTTACCGCGTTGCCGCTTTATCACATCTTCGCGTTGACGGCGAACTGCCTGTTGTTTATGAAAATCGGCGGGCACAACCATCTGGTGACCAATCCGCGTGACATGCCCGGCTTCGTTAAACTGCTGCGCGGACTGAAGTTTACATTCATCACCGGCGTAAATACGCTTTACAACGGCCTGCTCAATACGCCGGGCTTCGAGCGCATCGATTTCTCGCATCTCAAACTGGCGATCGGCGGCGGCATGGCGGTACAGGCTGCGGTGGCGGAACGCTGGCAGAAGGCAACTGGCGTGGTGCTGCTGGAAGGCTATGGCCTCACCGAAACCGCGCCGGTCGTATGCATCAATCCCGTGGATCTAAAGGAGTTCAGCGGATTCATCGGTCTGCCGGTGCCGTCGACCGAGGTGTCGGTTTGCGACGAGGCCGGTATCGAACTCGCGTCAGGCGAAGTCGGCGAATTATGCGTGCGCGGACCGCAGGTGATGCAGTGCTACTGGAACCGGCCCGAGGAGACGGCGAATGCGATCAGCGCGGACGGCTGGTTCCGGACGGGCGACATCGCGACCATCGACGCACGCGGGTTCGTGCGAATCGTCGATCGCAAGAAGGACATGATTTTGGTGTCGGGCTTCAATGTCTATCCTAACGAGGTCGAGGCTGTTGTGGCCGCGCACCCCGGTGTGTTGGAAGTCGGTGTGATCGGCGTTGCGGACGACGCCTACGGCGAGGCCGTCAAGGCGGTGGTGGTGAGAAAAGATCAAGGTTTGACGGCCGAGGCTTTGCGCATCTACTGCAAGGAGCAGCTGAGCGCCTACAAGGTGCCGAAATTTATCGAATTCCGTGCCGAGCTGCCCAAAACCACAGTGGGCAAGATACTGCGACGCAGCCTGCGGGACGAACCGGCGGACACCCAGTCGCAAGGTGCGGAACACGCGTGA